The proteins below come from a single Cryptococcus neoformans var. neoformans JEC21 chromosome 14 sequence genomic window:
- a CDS encoding 1,3-beta-glucanosyltransferase, putative, producing MRLFSLALAGMQFLAMTAALPNITRTGKYLYDESGNRFYIKGVAYQPEGELAASSDANSANGGFPEPSSFHDPLSSPQNCTRDLPYLQQLGVNAVRVYSVNSSLNHDDCMKMLNDAGIYVLLDVSLPLNGSIDRSSPSWSTNLLNEYIETIDAFRSYGNVLGYNIGNEVINLVSNTNAAPFVKAAARDIKAYLKSVGSSALVGYAAVDGESDFRNSLAEYLTCGGDSIAVDLYGLNNYEWCGNQNINSSNWNTITEGFSDLPVATYMSEFGCITSPPRLWTEVAALFASPVSDVFSGGVAFSYFPTSDDYGMVTISDNDTVTVTDDFTRLATQYNSTSPPNSPAKSSVTANETNCPAESDSLLASSTLPPTPNESVCNCINENSLSCKVKQSSANSPEIVGALLDYACSLLGSTNSSASCDPIAGNGTSGTYGQLSFCSPAIKLSYVMSTYYQINPEDTSCDFAGNASLSTNRPNTAQDANAAASSCLAAEPSGGVFTPTAPGSGAATATTTGTASGSTSSSASTSDSSASTSGDIKSITVVGGVLTAVVGIAGVVVGGGAILL from the exons ATGCGCCTCTTCTCACTAGCCCTCGCTGGAATGCAGTTTCTCGCCATGACGGCTGCCCTTCCTAACATCACAAGGACTGGAAAGTATCTCTACGACGAGTCCGGCAATAGGTTCTATATTAAG GGTGTAGCGTACCAACCGGAAGGAGAATTAGCGGCTAGCTCAGATGCCAACTCTGCCAA CGGTGGCTTCCCCGAACC CTCATCATTCCACGATCCACTCTCGTCTCCGCAAAACTGCACAAGAGATTTGCCGTACCTTCAGCAACTCGGTGTCAATGCGGTCAGAGTGTATAGTGTCAATTCTAGTCTGAATCATGACGACTGTATGAAGATGTTAAATGATGCTGGTATCTACGTACT GCTGGATGTTTCCTTACCACTCAACGGAAGTATCGATCGATCGAGTCCCTCGTGGTCAACAAATCTCCTCAATGAGTACATAGAAACTATTGACGCTTTCAGAAGCTATGGAAATGTTCTCGGCTACAACATTGGAAATGAAGTAATCAACCTCGTGTCCAATACCAATGCTGCTC CCTTTGTCAAAGCTGCTGCTCGTGACATCAAAGCGTATTTGAAGTCCGTCGGATCGTCTGCCCTTGTTGGATACGCCGCCGTCGATGGCGAGTCGGATTTCAGAAATTCTCTGGCCGAATATTTGACTTGCGGAGGGGACAGCATTGCGGTCGACCTTTATG GTCTCAACAACTATGAGTGGTGCGGTAATCAGAACATCAACTCGTCAAACTGGAATACCATCACCGAGGGGTTCAGTGATTTGCCTGTTGCCACCTATATGTCCGAGTTTGG CTGTATTACCAgtcctcctcgtctttgGACTGAAGTTGCGGCTCTATTTGCTTCCCCCGTCTCAGATGTCTTTAGCGGTGGTGTTGCCTTTTCCTATTTTCCTACTTCCGATGACTACGGCATGGTCACCATCTCTGACAACGACAC TGTAACCGTAACGGACGACTTTACCCGTCTCGCTACCCAGTACAACTCCACTTCCCCACCCAATTCCCCCGCGAAGTCATCCGTCACTGCCAATGAAACCAACTGCCCTGCTGAGTCTGACTCGCTCCTTGCCAGCTCTACCCTCCCGCCAACCCCGAATGAGAGCGTCTGTAACTGCATCAACGAAAACTCATTATCGTGCAAGGTGAAACAGTCAAGCGCCAACTCGCCCGAGATTGTTGGCGCCCTTCTCGA CTACGCTTGCTCTCTCCTTGGCTCTACCAACTCTTCCGCTTCATGCGACCCTATCGCCGGTAATGGCACTTCTGGTACCTATGGCCAATTGTCTTTCTGCTCTCCGGCTATCAAGCTCTCCTACGTCATGTCGACTTACTACCAAATCAATCCAGAGGATACCAGCTGTGACTTTGCTGGAAACGCATCGTTGAGCACGAACC GACCAAACACTGCCCAAGACGCCAACGCCGCCGCAAGCAGTTGTCTCGCCGCCGAACCTAGTGGTGGCGTATTCACACCCACCGCCCCGGGTAGTGGCGCAGCCACAGCCACTACTACCGGCACCGCTTCTGGATCTACCTCTTCAAGTGCCTCCACTTCTGATTCATCCGCTTCTACCTCCGGGGACATCAAGTCGATCACTGTCGTCGGTGGTGTGTTGACGGCGGTTGTAGGTATTGCGGGAGTCGTGGTTGGCGGAGGCGCAATTTTGCTATGA
- a CDS encoding Epoxide hydrolase 1, putative — MSYSDLPHKPTIPVEPFKLSVPHENLNELLNLLKSTRIAKESYENVSAQENKFGITRKWLVNMKDEWIKQDWRKQEERINSLPAFKAKVKNSDGSVFSIHFTALFSKKKVAIPIILSHGWPGSFYEFVPMMEMVKKKYSPEDLPFHLIVPSLPGWLFSTPPPNDREFNVTDVGYLFNGLMEGLGFGDGYVAQGGDIGSYVTNELGAKYPACKIIHVNYSNPPPRPLPSPGSPGQEASPPSAEDLLELLQKFGYALEHSTRPATVGLVVGSNPLSLLAWVGEKFLEWTDESPSEETILTMTSLYWFTDCFTTSIYTYRYGLGAKRHESAKQASYQKCPLGYSQFPKEIVEIPAEWVKAQSNMVWSKKHESGGHFAALEKPELLWADIEEFVHSQWEKYKGNY, encoded by the exons ATGTCGTATTCAGACCTTCCCCACAAGCCGACCATTCCTGTCGAGCCCTTCAAACTATCCGTACCCCATGAGAATCTCAATGAGCTCCTCAATCTACTCAAATCTACCAGAATTGCCAAAGAAAGCTATGAGAATGTCTCTGCACAGGAGAACAAATTTGGAATAACGAGGAAATGGCTGGTGAATATGAAAGATGAATGGATCAAACAGGACTG GCGGaaacaagaagagcgaATCAATTCTCTTCCTGCGTTCAAGGCAAAGGTAAAAAACTCAGATGGTTCGGTATTTTCAATCCATTTTACCGCCCTTTTCTCGAAAAAGAAGGTCGCAATCCCTATCATCCTCAGTCACGGCTGGCCAGGTAGCTTTTACGAATTCGTTCCAatgatggagatggtgaagaagaaatatAGTCCTGAGGATCTTCC GTTCCATTTGATCGTACCATCCCTTCCCGGATGGCTTTTCTCTACACCTCCTCCTAATGATCGAGAATTCAATGTGACCGATGTTGGGTATCTCTTCAATGGTCTAATGGAGGGCCTAGGTTTCGGAGACGGCTATGTTGCCCAAGGCGGTGATATTGGGAGCTACGTGACGAACGAACTTGGTGCCAAGTACCCAGCTTGCAAAA TCATTCACGTCAATTACTCtaaccctcctcctcgcccacTTCCCTCTCCAGGCTCTCCTGGACAAGAGGCTTCACCGCCCTCTGCTGAAGATCTTCTTGAGCTACTGCAGAAGTTTGGATACGCTCTCGAGCATTCTACTCGACCAGCCACTGTAGGCTTGGTAGTAGGCTCCAATCCACTCAGCTTACTAGCATGGGTCGGCGAGAAATTCCTCGAGTGGACTGATGAGTCCCCAAGTGAGGAAACAATTTTGACAATGACAAGCCTTTATTGGTTCACTGATTGTTTCACGACGTCGATTTACACATACAGATAT GGCCTTGGTGCTAAACGCCATGAAAGTGCCAAACAAGCTTCTTACCAGAAATGTCCTCTGGGCTACAGCCAGTTCCCCAAAGAGATCGTCGAGATACCTGCCGAGTGGGTCAAGGCGCAATCCAATATGGTTTGGTCTAAGAAACATGAATCC GGGGGTCATTTTGCTGCTCTCGAAAAGCCAGAATTGTTGTGGGCGGATATAGAGGAGTTTGTACACTCGCAGTGGGAGAAGTACAAAGGTAATTACTGA
- a CDS encoding expressed protein: MPYVPPGSDKPQPIPLLQVKQQAATTTTTTQQHTQPEASPSIVATPTDDVPTPKASASLSPEQPNPAMASPIPVPQPITTPEDLLASQLALTSLESLASSPPSLCHSVGHPSPSTSSIVSLSEQSSEELSDDHVKVAGEMVGKMDGQGVTMQVQAVPEVMIPDVRPQGMEKDPLSLYSEAIYAYTHKLYLRAQHSATRSERKKDLMYSQFGSKSTGMEKMAKKKAIARQLNG; the protein is encoded by the exons ATGCCATACGTTCCCCCGGGAAGCGACAAACCGCAACCTATACCTCTGCTCCAAGTAAAGCAACAAGCGGcaaccaccaccaccacgacGCAACAACACACACAACCAGAGGCGTCTCCAAGTATAGTGGCAACACCCACCGACGACGTACCAACACCCAAAGCCTCTGCATCTCTTTCGCCTGAGCAGCCCAACCCAGCAATGGCGTCCCCCATACCTGTTCCTCAACCGATCACTACTCCAGAGGATCTGCTTGCGTCTCAGCTGGCTCTCACCTCTCTCGAGTCCTTAgcctcatctccaccatcacTTTGCCATTCGGTTGGTCACCCTTCGCCTTCGACTTCATCAATCGTGAGCTTGAGCGAGCAAAGTTCTGAGGAGCTGTCGGATGACCATGTCAAGGTCGCAGGCGAGATGGTGGGTAAAATGGATGGCCAAGGTGTAACAATGCAGGTCCAGGCGGTGCCGGAGGTTATGATTCCTGATGTGAGGCCGCaagggatggagaaagaTCCTTTAAGCCTGTATAGTGAAGCGATTTATGCCTATACG CACAAGCTATATCTTCGAGCGCAGCATTCTGCAACAAGATccgaaagaaagaaggatcTGATGTATTCTCAATTCGGTTCAAAATCCACAGGCA tggagaagatggccAAAAAGAAGGCGATCGCGCGTCAGCTCAACGGATAA
- a CDS encoding phospholipid metabolism-related protein, putative: MALSNPWAKQADRPITTPPAGSRRRRIFISYAPDWVITILLWGLFYLLDKINGYRRLFSVTDTSLAHPYADPERVPVWLLAVLCGIVPAVFIILVAAFVRRSFWDGHNGILGLILGLGLTATFTNIIKITVGRPRPDLFARCILPPDLTSNPVHGLTSWTACTTTDDGRLSEGFRSFPSGHSSFAWCGMWYLILYLAAKMEINNRQGFTYKSWLLLAPLSCATLVAVSRTMDYRHHATDVIAGSVIGLLGGWYAYRQYYPPLSHPVAYKPYSPRIPKSDPPPIPLHSHSHSRPSTEAMLRQHEFQPSQAQFQFGRESSASPVETLGERRAGGGYGPDGPVGIVDMNGWNRQPYQPQQTQQTPTTIKDLEIQSDRQPPQSNNNHLQESTLADPGGENVEMVERPS; this comes from the exons ATGGCGCTCTCCAACCCTTGGGCGAAACAAGCCGATCGCCCGATCACCACGCCCCCGGCCGGATCCCGCCGACGGCGTATATTCATCAGCTACGCCCCCGACTGGGTAATCACCATTCTCCTCTGG GGCCTGTTCTACCTCCTCGACAAGATTAACGGCTACCGCCGCCTGTTCAGTGTGACAGACACCTCCCTCGCACACCCTTATGCAGACCCAGAGAGAGTACCCGTCTGGCTGTTAGCCGTGCTCTGTGGAATCGTCCCTGctgtcttcatcatcctcgtcgc GGCATTTGTGAGGAGATCGTTCTGGGATGGACATAATGGTATCCTCGGGCTGATTCTCGGTCTGGGGTTGACAGCCACATTCACCAATATCATCAAG ATAACAGTCGGCCGCCCCCGACCCGACCTTTTTGCCCGCTGTATCCTGCCCCCCGACCTCACCTCCAACCCAGTCCACGGCCTCACCTCCTGGACAGCCTGCACCACCACAGATGACGGGAGATTGAGCGAAGGGTTCAGGAGTTTTCCGAGTGGACACAGCAGTTTTGCTTGGTGTGGGATGTGGTATCTGATCCTATACCTCGCTGCTA AAATGGAAATAAATAACCGCCAGGGATTCACATACAAATCATggctcctcctcgcccCCCTTTCCTGCGCGACCCTCGTCGCAGTCTCGCGAACCATGGATTACAGGCATCACGCGACCGACGTCATTGCCGGTTCGGTGATTGGGTTGTTGGGGGGGTGGTATGCTTATAGGCAGTATTATCCT CCCCTCTCCCACCCTGTAGCATACAAACCCTACTCCCCCCGGATCCCCAAATCCGATCCACCCCCTATCCCACtccattcccattcccattcaAGACCTAGTACAGAGGCGATGCTCCGACAGCACGAATTTCAGCCGTCTCAGGCTCAGTTTCAGTTTGGTAGGGAATCGTCCGCTTCGCCTGTGGAGACTTTGGGCGAGAGAAGGGCCGGCGGAGGGTATGGACCGGATGGGCCGGTTGGAATTGTGGATATGAATGGATGGAATCGACAACCATATCAACCACAACAAACTCAACAAACACCAACTACAATAAAGGATCTGGAAATACAGTCGGACAGACAACCACCGCAGAGTAATAACAACCATCTGCAGGAAAGTACGCTTGCAGATCCGGGCGGTGAGAATGTAGAGATGGTTGAGCGGCCGTCGTAA
- a CDS encoding arginine metabolism transcriptional control protein, putative yields MDLPLTLDDHTPFPHQVAGHPGVMSDSSGSLVIKPALPREIAFYQLLSNSDPEDIVWPLRKFVPKNYGTLRLEGRVGAGGGVETDLDVKDEMPESVVLENLAYAYTHPNIMDVKLGTVLYAPDATDEKRRRMERQARETTTYETGIRLTGCQTWHAPTQSYISTPKSFGKSITPPQLSLGMVRFFPLPTDCIPSLVTLPSPPPTAEAVSASHFPIPAENSCASVIQSSTSISIPPSTPIAPAAPAAPAAPTSTNPEKSPTYENHSIPAPTLARLLTLLLQKLDHLTAVLSTLEMRFVGASLLVVYEGDPARLEAALDREEANAQGESGEREKRNGERSMFSDDGSIDFSDSDEDSDEDGEGYDSEDELDGKKKDERRARKCPALTLKMIDFAHTWLAQGEGPDEGVLKGLKTFRSLVEERLEEVERGCV; encoded by the exons ATGGACCTGCCACTCACCCTCGACGACCACACCCCATTCCCCCACCAGGTTGCAGGCCACCCCGGTGTCATGTCGGACTCCTCCGGCAGTCTCGTCATCAAGCCCGCCCTCCCTCGCGAAATCGCTTTTTATCAGCTGCTCTCCAACTCGGATCCGGAGGATATAGTGTGGCCGCTGAGGAAGTTTGTACCGAAGAATTATGGGACGCTGAGGCTGGAAGGGAGGGTAGGAGCTGGGGGTGGGGTTGAGACAGATTTAGATgtgaaggatgagatgcCAGAG AGCGTGGTACTGGAGAACCTGGCTTATGCGTACACCCATCCGAACATTATGGACGTTAAACTCGGTACTGTGCTGTACGCTCCCGACGCTACAGACGAAAAGAGACGACGGATGGAACGACAGGCGAGGGAGACGACCACGTATGAGACGGGGATACGCTTAACAGGCTGCCAG ACATGGCACGCCCCTACACAAAGCTACATCTCTACACCCAAATCATTCGGCAAATCCATCACACCTCCCCAACTCTCTCTGGGCATGGTCcgtttcttccctctcccaacTGACTGTATCCCTTCCCTCGTcactcttccctccccGCCACCTACAGCTGAGGCCGTTTCGGCGAGCCATTTTCCAATACCGGCCGAGAATTCTTGTGCTTCCGTTATCCaatcttccacttccatttccattCCCCCTTCTACTCCCAtcgcccccgccgcccccgccgcccccgccgcccccacctccaccaaccCCGAAAAATCACCAACGTACGAAAACCATTCCATCCCCGCTCCCACCCTCGCTCGCCTCTtaaccctcctcctccaaaagCTCGACCACCTCACAGCCGTGCTTTCCACCCTTGAAATGCGGTTTGTAGGTGCTTCGCTGTTGGTGGTGTATGAAGGTGATCCGGCAAGGCTCGAGGCGGCGCTGGATAGGGAGGAAGCTAACGCGCAGGGAGAGAgtggagagagggagaagagaaatggGGAGAGGTCAATGTTTAGTGATGATGGGTCGATCGACTTTTCAGATTCGGACGAGGACTCggacgaggatggagaaggatatgACTCGGAAGACGAGttggatggaaagaagaaggacgaaagGCGAGCGAGAAAATGCCCGGCGCTAACACTTAAAATGATCGATTTCGCACATACCTGGTTAGCACAGGGGGAAGGACCGGATGAAGGGGTGTTGAAAGGGTTGAAGACGTTTAGGAGTTTGGTGGAAGAGCggttggaagaggttgaaCGGGGTTGTGTTTGA
- a CDS encoding ribonuclease H, putative, which translates to MSSASPRSTSSKRKTPPSLSGSDCEGAFSEVLTRQARRKQKKVNKHRPEFQFNIQELKYGKKVTLAHIRDLILYIVADGQKPQWIQVNNKSYISHTVLLFVPGLLPTHLGLSSDITSVSMPFAINSISTSEDVLGCLEGASQKVPAIASLFTYGCPTRAPGDKLRMHSAINQLLMCPIQEHIKRKREAEREKDHHRNASVDSYSPLLYLLTPNQMIDNDYNIPSYLPHVDGRVIPGLDRSMIPDKSNLFLSSLSEVENIKLRDESGRVIGMDSTRNTKGNTREGGWVETSPAQGPPKDGIYPILAIDCEMVVSKDGDELARISVIDFNSGKNVFDELVLPPGEIVDYRTQWSGITAERLLSAAHTISSIQNLLLSGPSPLITPHTILLGHSLECDLNALRIRHPLCIDTALIYKHPRGPPFKPGLKWLAQKWLQRDIQAGENGHDSEEDALACVDLLKMKLTNGPDFGDSVNNMEPIVERIGRYMDNSPESRKTSAYCDYGDPRWLYGAKATTAVRCTSDDDVVNAVVKNVQSHTFVFGRMMELSEAQGWNDGGASLPPNSTASLDSVLERFNNRLTALHSSLPPNTALIIVTGHSDPLPMVKLTKKRQRWERSVKTGGIEGLSGDDRWMAEHDRDLEKAVEDAKAGMAFFRVTS; encoded by the exons ATGTCCTCCGCCTCACCAAgatcaacatcttccaaacGCAAGACTCCACCAAGCCTCTCAGGCAGTGATTGCGAAGGCGCGTTCAGCGAAGTTTTGACTCGTCAAGCACGACgaaagcagaagaaggtcaaCAAGCACAGGCCAGAGTTTCAATTCAATATACAAGAGTTGAAATATGGCAAAAAGGTTACCCTTGCT CATATCCGTGACTTGATCCTATATATAGTGGCAGATGGTCAAAAGCCTCAGTGGATCCAAGTTAAT AACAAGTCCTACATATCTCACACTGTCCTGCTCTTTGTTCCAGGCCTCTTACCTACCCATCTAGGTTTGAGTTCGGACATCACTTCTGTCTCAATGCCTTTCGCCATCAATTCAATTTCAACTAGTGAAGACGTCCTTGGCTGTCTAGAGGGGGCCAGTCAGAAAGTTCCCGCCATCGCTTCATTATTTACCTACGGATGTCCCACGCGGGCGCCTGGTGATAAGCTTCGAATGCATTCCGCCATCAATCAGTTACTGATGTGCCCTATTCAAGAGCATATTAAAAGGAAACGAGAagcagaaagagaaaaagaccACCACC GCAATGCTTCAGTTGACTCTTACTCTCCTCTACTGTACCTCCTCACGCCTAATCAAATGATTGACAACGACTACAACATACCGTCATATCTCCCCCACGTTGATGGCCGTGTTATACCAGGATTGGACAGATCAATGATCCCGGACAAGTCCAATTTGTTTCTTTCAAGTTTATCGGAAGTAGAGAATATCAAACTAAGAGACGAATCAGGACGCGTCATTGGGATGGATAGTACAAGAAATACTAAAGGCAATACGAGAGAAGGCGGGTGGGTAGAGACTTCCCCAGCGCAGGGTCCACCAAAAGATGGAATATATCCAATTCTAGCCATCGATTGTGAGATG GTGGTGtcaaaagatggagatgagttGGCACGGATTTCTGTCATTGATTTCAACAGCGGAAAGAATGTTTTCGACGAACTCGTTTTGCCTCCTGGTGAAATCGTGGATTATCGCACTCA ATGGTCAGGTATCACTGCTGAACGTCTCCTGTCAGCTGCACATACAATTTCCTCGATCCagaatcttctcctttctgGCCCATCGCCCTTGATTACACCCCACACCATACTTCTTGGCCATTCACTCGAGTGCGATCTGAATGCGTTGAGAATTCGCCATCCTCTGTGTATAGACACCGCCCTTATCTATAAGCATCCAAGAGGGCCCCCTTTTAAACCTGGGCTGAAGTGGTTGGCGCAAAAGTGGCTGCAAAGAGATATCCAAGCAGGCGAGAATGGACATGATTCCGAGGAAGATGCACTGGCCTGTGTGGAtcttttgaagatgaagttAACCAATG GCCCTGATTTTGGCGATTCTGTCAATAACATGGAACCCATCGTGGAACGCATTGGTAGGTATATGGACAATTCCCCCGAATCCCGCAAAACTTCCGCATATTGCGATTATGGGGATCCTCGGTGGTTATATGGTGCAAAAGCGACAACAGCTGTACGATGTACCTCAGATGACGATGTGGTGAATGCTGTGGTAAAGAACGTTCAAAGTCATACTTTTGTATTTGGCAGAATGATGGAACTCTCAGAAGCACAAGGAT GGAACGATGGTGGGGCCAGCTTACCTCCAAATTCCACGGCCTCACTCGATTCAGTCCTTGAGCGTTTCAATAACCGTCTCACCGCATTgcattcttcccttccgCCTAATACTGCATTGATCATCGTCACTGGCCATTCGGATCCGCTGCCAATGGTGAAACTTACGAAGAAGCGGCAAAGATGGGAGAGGTCTGTGAAGACTGGAGGTATCGAAGGACTCTCCGGAGATGATCGATGGATGGCGGAGCATGACAGGGACCTTGAAAAGGCGGTGGAAGACGCGAAAGCGGGCATGGCGTTTTTCCGGGTGACCTCTTAG
- a CDS encoding expressed protein, which produces MRVTLPNPLGEPIALDSADLPSMAAIPSIALFTRPSSLIGISRRPHFKIILLIIGFVFLFTWHPSPPFPPSYDEEWAWEKSAVDEIGATGRMVLFDIPKGTGFNHQLQRVLLQHHIAVLGNRSLAFEPYYEDQTFLPFNPRRWPWRSAKIPLSAFISTVVSGFETLYGSPHAVPSWYYRRQCSSSKEKIYTIRSESNPDGDMDLQDDGQARIHQLQLILAGNDEKCIRIIGEPFNNDFFNSKAPLDLYDSFVQSPAMKHFSFSSRVLSILNDHMSTLAPQHNPYSLATAVNVKSESEIKSTMWKHVLALHVRRGEDWEKVCEGKGETIAPFVSFNKLPLLPGNENIPPPSDMVPASRMGLYRAKCLPDTLDIIARARRMRKNHPLLKSVYILTDANDEWTAKLRMWLESEGWNHVWIGREDVWGGWNEREVGVAVDMEIARRAGVFVGNGFSMTSSNIVLLRSRDGIHPDFTQFW; this is translated from the exons ATGAGAGTCACCCTCCCGAATCCTCTGGGAGAGCCCATCGCCCTCGACTCTGCAGACTTGCCGAGCATGGCTgccatcccttccatcgCTCTTTTTACTCGACCTTCGTCACTCATCGGCATCTCGCGCCGGCCGCACTTCAAGATTATCCTGCTGATCATAGGTTTCGTGTTCCTGTTTACATGGCATCCAAgtcctcctttccctccgagctatgatgaagaatgggcGTGGGAAAAGAGTGCGGTGGATGAGATAGGGGCCACCGGGAGGATGGTGCTGTTCGATATCCCAAAGGGGACCGGATTCAATCATCAGTTACAGCGTGTGTT ATTACAACACCATATAGCTGTGCTTGGCAATAGGTCACTGGCATTTGAGCCGTACTACGAGGATCAGACGTTTCTCCCTTTCAACCCTAGACGATGGCCTTGGAGGTCAGCAAAGATACCTCTGTCAGCATTTATCTCCACCGTTGTTTCGGGTTTTGAGACGCTCTACGGTTCCCCGCATGCTGTTCC ATCATGGTACTACCGTCGTCAAtgttcatcatccaaagaaaaaatataCACTATCCGCTCAGAATCCAATCCTGATGGCGATATGGATTTACAAGATGATGGACAAGCGAGAATACATCAGCTGCAATTGATCCTCGCTGGAAACGACGAGAAATGTATAAGAATCATTGGCGAGCCTTTTAACAATGA TTTCTTTAATTCTAAAGCACCTCTTGATCTATACGATTCCTTCGTCCAGTCTCCCGCCATGAAACAtttctcattctcctccagggttctctccatcctcaacgaCCACATGTCAACACTTGCCCCACAACATAACCCATACAGCCTCGCGACCGCGGTAAATGtgaagagcgagagcgaGATTAAAAGTACGATGTGGAAACATGTTTTGGCATTGCATGTaaggaggggagaagattgGGAGAAAGTTTgtgaagggaaaggggagacTATTGC CCCTTTTGTATCATTTAACAAACTCCCTCTCTTACCAGGCAACGAAAACATCCCCCCTCCATCCGACATGGTCCCTGCTAGCCGAATGGGTCTCTACCGTGCCAAATGTCTTCCCGACACATTGGACATCATCGCACGTGCTCGCCGGATGCGTAAAAACCATCCCCTCTTGAAATCAGTGTACATCCTCACTGACGCGAATGATGAGTGGACAGCAAAGTTGAGGATGTGGTTAGAGAGTGAGGGATGGAATCATGTGTGGATAGGGAGGGAGGATGTATGGGGGGGATGGAACGAGAGGGAAGTGGGAGTGGCGGTTGATATGGAGATAGCGAGAAGAGCGGGGGTGTTCGTGGGTAACGGA TTTTCAATGACTTCGTCTAACATTGTACTCTTACGATCGAGGGATGGTATACATCCCGATTTTACTCAATTTTGGTAA
- a CDS encoding mitochondrial ornithine transporter 1, putative, translating into MSEITPISEYSQPPKKRNDVAIELLSGSFGGASQVLTGQPLDTLKTRAQTAPKGQFKNTWDILKVTVRNEGFLALYKGMMSPLLGVAAVNSLLFTAYGTARRIVSPYPDLSIPQVAAAGAIAGAANAVLASPVEMFKIKMQGQYGGKDDKRLGRVVGDMWKEYGLRNGIMRGYWVTVVREIPAYAGFYAGYEYSKRWFAKHYAPNNLPIWTLLASGAIGGVSYWLACYPLDVVKSRVQMAKLPPSKGGWLSGGYVAREMSAIVKEGGVSSLFRGIGPSLVRAVPAAGATFAAYEVAREYIINHDLL; encoded by the exons ATGTCTGAAATTACTCCCATATCTGAGTATTCTCAACCAcccaagaagaggaacgaTGTCGCTATTGAACTTCTCTCTGGCAGTTTCGGAGGTGCTTCTCAAGTCTTGACCGGTCAA CCCCTTGATACCCTGAAAACT CGAGCACAAACCGCTCCTAAAGGGCAGTTCAAGAACACCTGGGACATCTTGAAGGTTACCGTGAGAAATGAGGGCTTTTTGGCATTATACAAGGGTATG ATGTCACCTCTTCTCGGTGTTGCCGCTGTcaactctcttctttttacCGCCTACGGCACCGCTCGTCGTATCGTCTCTCCCTATCCCGACCTTTCCATTCCTCAAGTTGCCGCTGCTGGCGCTATAGCTGGTGCCGCCAACGCTGTCTTGGCCTCTCCC GTGGAGATGTTCAAGATTAAGATGCAAGGACAGTACGGCGGAAAGGACGATAAGAGGCTTGGGCGGGTTGTCGGTGACATGTGGAAGGAGTATGGATTGCGAAACGGTATCATGCGAGGATACTGG GTCACTGTTGTTCGAGAAATTCCTGCCTACGCGGGTTTCTATGCTG GCTATGAATACAGCAAACGTTGGTTTGCCAAGCACTATGCTCCTAACAACCTCCCTATCTGGACTCTCCTCGCATCGGGTGCCATCGGCGGTGTCTCCTATTGGCTTGCCTGTTACCCTCTCGACGTCGTCAAGTCTCGAGTACAGATGGCGAAGCTTCCACCAAGTAAAGGAGGGTGGTTGAGCGGAGGTTACGTTGCAAGGGAAATGAGCGCGATCGtcaaggaaggtggtgtGAGCTCATTGTTCCGTGGCATTGGGCCGTCTCTTGTCAGGGCTGTGCCTGCTGCCGGTGCTACCTTTGCCGCTTATGAAGTTGCTAGGG AATACATTATCAATCACGACCTTCTGTAA